TGTAAATAATGATTCATGAGATGGTTGCATAAATTGAGCATCATAGTTGTCTTCAGAAAAAGTTTCAGAGAACATTCCTTTAAACTGTGTATCCATAACAACTGCTGCTTCTAACGTTCCGCCTTCTTTGGCTTTTTCTTTATTAGACGTTTTTACTGGGAATTTTGATACATCTTCCGTTTTTTCTGTTTTCCCACTACTTGATTTTTTGTCAGATTTTCCTCCGCCACAAGCTGATAACCCAACTGTTACTGCAGCACCAAGTGCTACGACGCTAAATAATTTTTTGTACTTCATTCCTTCATCCCCCTTAGATTTTTTTATCCTAAACGTTGACGTGCATCCGCTGAACGCTTCAATGCTTGACCAACGTAGTTGATACATAACATCATGACAAGAATTAATACAGACGCTGGCGCCCATACCCAAGTCATATCTGATAAAACGACACCATTTGACGCATACCCAATCAATGTTCCTAAACTAGGTGTTGATTGTGGTAATCCAAATCCTAAGTATGACAACGTTGTTTCAATCCCGATGTTGCCTGCAAAGTTCATCGTCAAATTTGTAATAATTAATGAGCTTAAGTTTGGCATCAATTCACCAAACATTATCTTGAAATCACTTGTCCCAAGTGTTTTTGATGCACTGATGTAATCACGACGTACTTCAGATAGTGTCTTTCCTCTAAAGAGACGCGCTTTTGCGACCCAATAGAATGAACTCATAATCATAATAAAAGAAAATACATTATAGCTTGGAACAATTGTAACAAACACAATGATAATCATCATAATGGGTAAAATCATGATAAAATCAACAATTCGCATAATGATACTATCTACCATACCACCATAGTACCCTGCAACAATCCCTAATCCCACACCAATGATTGATGTCAAAATAGTAATTGAAAACCCAATAACAACAGAGTTACGAGCACCAATGATCAATTGTCCAAAAACATCACGCCCACCTTCGTCAGCACCTAATAGGTAGCCATTACCTGGGGCAGCATATTTATCTAAGATACTTACTTTCATTACAGCATCTTTATCTAAAACAAGTGCTCCGATAAAAATAACTGCAAAGATAATAACTAATAACGCTAATGAAAATAATGCTAATTTATCTTTTTTAAATTCTCGAGCAATCATTTTAAAACCTGTTGGTGGAACACTAACAGCTTCTACAGTTGCTTCTTTTTTTTCTTTACTCATAGCGAGTCTCCTTTCTTAACTATTGGTTTGTTACTGGATACGAATACGAGGATCGACGATACTCATGACAATATCTGAAATTAGATTTCCGATAATTGTGACAATAC
This genomic stretch from Vagococcus sp. CY52-2 harbors:
- a CDS encoding ABC transporter permease yields the protein MSKEKKEATVEAVSVPPTGFKMIAREFKKDKLALFSLALLVIIFAVIFIGALVLDKDAVMKVSILDKYAAPGNGYLLGADEGGRDVFGQLIIGARNSVVIGFSITILTSIIGVGLGIVAGYYGGMVDSIIMRIVDFIMILPIMMIIIVFVTIVPSYNVFSFIMIMSSFYWVAKARLFRGKTLSEVRRDYISASKTLGTSDFKIMFGELMPNLSSLIITNLTMNFAGNIGIETTLSYLGFGLPQSTPSLGTLIGYASNGVVLSDMTWVWAPASVLILVMMLCINYVGQALKRSADARQRLG